CAGGGTGCTGTCGCGGCTCATGGTGGTCTGGTCCACGGTGCCGCGGAAGTATCGCCGGTCGCGCCGGTAGTCGTACTGCCCAAACAGGTTGACCTTGCCTTTGCGGTAGTTAAGCAGCAGCGAGGCGTTGGCCTTGTCGCCGGTGCCGCCGGTGGCGCTCACCTGGCCGTTCAGGCCCTCGCGCCGTTCTTTTTTGAGCACGATGTTGAGGATGCCGCCCGCCCCGCTGGCGTCGTAGCGGGCCGAGGGGTTGGTAATAACCTCCACGCTCTGGATGCTGCTGGCCGGAATCTGGTCGAGGGTGGTGCCGGTGGGCTTGCCGTCGATGAACACCGTCACGTTGCTGGCCCCGCGGATGCTCACGGCCCCGGTCTGGTCCACCGTCACGGAGGGCACGTTCTGGAGCGCGTCGATGGCCGTGCCGCCGGTGGCAGTCAGGTCCTTGCTCACATCGATGACCTTTTTGTCGAGGCCGCCCGTCACCACTGCCCGCTCGGCCGTCACCACCACGTCGGTGAGCTGGGTGGCGGCGGGGCGCAGCTTCCACGTGCCCAGCGCCAGGCCGGGCGCGTTGGCCGTGAGGCTGACGACGCGCCGGCTCGTGCGGTAGCCCACGGCCGTGGCCCGCAGCACGTACTGGCCCAGCGGCACCGGGGCCAGCTCAAACACGCCCAGCTCGCTGGCCTGAGTGCCGGCCACGAAGGTCGAATCGGCGCTGCGCAGCAGCACCACGCTGGCAAACGAGATGGGGTTGCCGGTGCCCGTTTCCAGTAAGGTGCCGCGCACCGCGCCCGTTTGGGCCTGCGCCGCCCAGCCGATTCCCCACCACAACCCCAACAGCACTCCCAGCCGGGCCAGTCCTTTTTTACGCAACATTCCTTTGATTATTGACACGCAAGCCGCCGAGTATTCTACGGCCGCTGATGCAACGCCCTGTCGGTCCAGGCAGCCCACAGGGCGTTGCAACTGATGTAGTTGATTTTACTGCGTCACCACTTTGCCCTCGGCGGTGAACAGTACGTCCTGCGCCTTGCCTCCCTTGCCTCCCTTGCCTCCCTTGCTTACCTCGGCTTCGTACACGGTGCGGCCGTCGGCTTTCACGATGGTAGCGGCTTCCTTCACCTGGTAGGCTTTGTAGTCGCGGGCCAGGGTAGCGCGCACGGCGGCCGGCAACTGGGCGGCCGGCATGTCGGTTTCGGTTTCCTGCAGCACGCCGGCGGACGTCAGCACGGCCGACATGGTTTTGCCGTTTTGCTTGAAGCCGGCTTCGTAGTCAGCCCCTTCTTTTTCCCAGGTCACGGATTTTACCGCCGGAAACTTGGCTTTGAACGCGGCCTGAACACCGGCCGGCACCTTAGCGGCGGGCAGGTTCTGGGCGGGGGCAGTACCGGCCACCAGGGCGGCGGCCGCCACGAGCAACAGGGTTTTCATGGGGTTGAAACGGGTGATTTGGTTGAGGAATGCCGCAAACCTAGCGGGCGAATCTGGCCGGAATCTGTACGGCGCGGGCGGGCCTCAGAACGTCACCCGCAGCGTGTGCAGGTGCCCGGCCGGCGCGTAGGCATAGCTCAGCCGGAAGCCGTAGTAGGTGCAGATTTGCTCGGCGATGGACAAGCCCAGGCCGGGCGAGTCCGACGCCGCGTTGTGCTTGCGGAAGCGGCCGAGCAGCAGCATGGGGTCGGTGCGGAGCTCGGGGCCGGTGTTGGTGATTTCCAGTGCAGCCAGATTGAGCTGCACCCGCAGCAAGCCGCCACGCACGTTGTGCTTCACGGCGTTCTGCAAAAGATTACCCACCAGCGACTCTGCTAAGGCCGGGTGCATCACCACCGACACGGGCGTGAGCGGCCCTACCTGCGGCTCCAGGTCTTTGTCTTCCAGAAAATCCTGAAGCTGCCGCAGCTTTTCCTGCACTACGCTGTCCAGCGACACGGGCACACTGGCGTTGAACTGCCGGTTCTCAATCTTGCTGAGCAGCGTGAGGGCCTGGTGCAGGCGCGAGAGGCGCCGCGCGCCGCGGTACACGTCCTGCACGGCCTCTAGGGTGCGCTCGGGCAGGTCGGAGTCCTGCACCAGCTGCTCCAGCCGGGCCTGCATAATGGCCAGGGGGGTCTGGGTTTCGTGGGCCGCGTTTTCGGTGAACTCTTTGAGGGCGCGGTAGTCGGCGGCCAC
This DNA window, taken from Hymenobacter sp. 5317J-9, encodes the following:
- a CDS encoding PepSY-like domain-containing protein; its protein translation is MKTLLLVAAAALVAGTAPAQNLPAAKVPAGVQAAFKAKFPAVKSVTWEKEGADYEAGFKQNGKTMSAVLTSAGVLQETETDMPAAQLPAAVRATLARDYKAYQVKEAATIVKADGRTVYEAEVSKGGKGGKGGKAQDVLFTAEGKVVTQ
- a CDS encoding HAMP domain-containing sensor histidine kinase, with the protein product MKLLTRTNRYYLGLSATLFVLGTGLLYEGLQHALAHEVDEQLQQQRTYLTARIQRTGALPTIALPQELTIDGPTRSESLRDTVIFDPVEREPVPFRVISFPVVVRSQVHWLTLRKSLLETEDVLKVVMGVMLAVMTLLFGSLLLLNRWLSRWLWAPFRRTLQALRGFQLQQPESLALPVTPIDEFSELNQAVAQLTQRVAADYRALKEFTENAAHETQTPLAIMQARLEQLVQDSDLPERTLEAVQDVYRGARRLSRLHQALTLLSKIENRQFNASVPVSLDSVVQEKLRQLQDFLEDKDLEPQVGPLTPVSVVMHPALAESLVGNLLQNAVKHNVRGGLLRVQLNLAALEITNTGPELRTDPMLLLGRFRKHNAASDSPGLGLSIAEQICTYYGFRLSYAYAPAGHLHTLRVTF